A genomic window from Coccinella septempunctata chromosome 9, icCocSept1.1, whole genome shotgun sequence includes:
- the LOC123320779 gene encoding uncharacterized protein LOC123320779 isoform X1, whose translation MAGARGICCSRCSEKIDRYKDSILCVNCERSYHIECVKISVEDFSRIRQDGSVSEWRCNDCSQSKSTMEIMKQSSDSAGFLVTKEELLNLKLEIVSDITSVFKNELKDLRKLVNSQNKQIADLKKEIDNLRNDKVVIRAGHVDTPYVPPARNAVCESFLTETEGKQTELRNSNQIVDIDTLKTAEAENSGLTSASNNNPNINKGDLTEFTEREDLATKWTTVTRRERKTKKSSESESTRNTVHRKTRRSILCTGDNKLDDKIKGAIRRKWIYVGRIAGSDVTAQDVRNFLSNLPGYETIEINKLTTKGTNSAFSIGVPEETYNLTVTNREPTRITPHSATCLDNVISNLEGTTTVQEEHMADHSGLKFIFQNGPLPLESVVKKKVRIFNDNTHQHFECLLKKADWSSVYLLPENNVDEMWNSFSEIFGMIYSIAFPVRTVNRCKKNKFQNSPEVKSWKRLADALFVVSRYRPDMMENYRYAKYRYDKAIIYNKQFHYRRIIDGADNKSSAVWNVIRQITKKKRTSDAKLPALSEEGNLAEAADAFNRFFTNLPPRQTGGPEVNVNSAIPERTHKSLYLFDVTESEILSVVKNMKNKNSCGHDGVPMTVIKRHISNILRPLC comes from the exons ATGGCGGGTGCACGCGGAATTTGTTGCTCTCGATGTTCAGAGAAAATTGATAGATATAAAGATTCAATACTTTGCGTAAATTGTGAAAGAAGTTATCATATCGAATGTGTCAAGATATCAGTGGAAGATTTCAGCCGAATTCGTCAAGATGGAAGTGTTAGTGAGTGGAGATGCAATGATTGCTCCCAGTCAAAGAGTACAATGGAGATCATGAAGCAATCGTCAGACTCTGCTGGATTTCTAGTTACCAAGGAAGAATTGCTAAATTTGAAATTGGAGATTGTGAGTGATATTACTTCAGTCTTCAAAAATGAGTTAAAGGACTTGAGGAAATTGGTTAATTCGCAAAATAAACAAATTGCCGATTTAAAAAAGGAGATTGATAATCTCAGAAATGATAAAGTTGTTATCAGAGCGGGACATGTGGATACTCCGTATGTCCCACCCGCTCGGAATGCCGTATGTGAGTCATTCCTAACTGAAACAGAAGGTAAACAAACCGAGCTACGAAATTCTAACCAGATTGTCGATATTGACACATTAAAGACAGCCGAAGCGGAAAATTCAGGTTTGACATCAGCCAGCAATAACAACCCAAATATAAACAAAGGAGATTTGACAGAATTTACAGAAAGAGAAGATCTTGCAACGAAGTGGACAACAGTGACAAGAAGggaaagaaaaacaaagaaaagcAGTGAATCTGAATCGACTCGAAATACAGTACATAGGAAAACAAGAAGGAGTATTTTATGCACCGGAGACAATAAACTAGACGATAAGATAAAAGGCGCCATTAGGAGAAAATGGATTTACGTGGGAAGAATTGCCGGTTCTGATGTAACAGCTCAAGATGTGAGGAACTTCCTTTCGAATCTTCCTGGATATGAAacaattgaaataaataaattaacaacGAAAGGTACAAACTCGGCTTTCAGTATTGGAGTGCCTGAAG AAACATACAATCTGACGGTGACTAATCGTGAGCCCACTCGTATAACTCCACACTCGGCCACCTGCCTTGATAATGTAATATCTAATCTGGAGGGCACTACAACTGTCCAGGAAGAGCATATGGCTGATCACTCGGGGCttaaattcatttttcagaatGGACCATTACCTCTTGAGTCAGTAGTGAAGAAAAAGGTGAGAATATTTAATGACAACACACACCAACATTTTGAATGTCTACTCAAGAAGGCGGACTGGTCTAGTGTTTACCTTCTGCCAGAAAATAATGTGGATGAAATGTGGAATTCCTTTTCCGAAATTTTCGGCATGATTTATAGTATTGCTTTTCCGGTGAGGACAGTAAACAGGtgcaagaaaaacaaatttcagaACTCTCCAGAGGTTAAATCATGGAAGCGGTTAGCGGATGCTCTGTTTGTGGTTTCTAGGTATAGACCCGACATGATGGAAAATTATAGATATGCAAAATACAGATACGATAAAGCAATTATTTATAATAAACAATTTCATTATAGGAGGATCATTGATGGAGCTGATAATAAATCGAGCGCAGTCTGGAATGTCATAAGGCAGATAACCAAGAAGAAGAGGACATCTGATGCCAAACTCCCAGCGCTAAGCGAAGAAGGTAATCTGGCGGAGGCTGCAGATGCATTCAATAGATTCTTTACGAATCTCCCACCGAGACAAACTGGAGGCCCAGAGGTCAATGTTAACAGCGCTATTCCAGAACGAACACATAAATCCCTCTATCTATTCGACGTTACTGAATCAGAAATATTGTCAGTtgtaaaaaatatgaagaacaagaATAGTTGTGGTCATGATGGTGTCCCTATGACTGTAATCAAACgacatatttcaaatattttaagacCTCTTTGTTAG
- the LOC123320779 gene encoding uncharacterized protein LOC123320779 isoform X2 codes for MAGARGICCSRCSEKIDRYKDSILCVNCERSYHIECVKISVEDFSRIRQDGSVSEWRCNDCSQSKSTMEIMKQSSDSAGFLVTKEELLNLKLEIVSDITSVFKNELKDLRKLVNSQNKQIADLKKEIDNLRNDKVVIRAGHVDTPYVPPARNAVCESFLTETEGKQTELRNSNQIVDIDTLKTAEAENSGLTSASNNNPNINKGDLTEFTEREDLATKWTTVTRRERKTKKSSESESTRNTVHRKTRRSILCTGDNKLDDKIKGAIRRKWIYVGRIAGSDVTAQDVRNFLSNLPGYETIEINKLTTKGTNSAFSIGVPEETYNLTVTNREPTRITPHSATCLDNVISNLEGTTTVQEEHMADHSGLKFIFQNGPLPLESVVKKKEDH; via the exons ATGGCGGGTGCACGCGGAATTTGTTGCTCTCGATGTTCAGAGAAAATTGATAGATATAAAGATTCAATACTTTGCGTAAATTGTGAAAGAAGTTATCATATCGAATGTGTCAAGATATCAGTGGAAGATTTCAGCCGAATTCGTCAAGATGGAAGTGTTAGTGAGTGGAGATGCAATGATTGCTCCCAGTCAAAGAGTACAATGGAGATCATGAAGCAATCGTCAGACTCTGCTGGATTTCTAGTTACCAAGGAAGAATTGCTAAATTTGAAATTGGAGATTGTGAGTGATATTACTTCAGTCTTCAAAAATGAGTTAAAGGACTTGAGGAAATTGGTTAATTCGCAAAATAAACAAATTGCCGATTTAAAAAAGGAGATTGATAATCTCAGAAATGATAAAGTTGTTATCAGAGCGGGACATGTGGATACTCCGTATGTCCCACCCGCTCGGAATGCCGTATGTGAGTCATTCCTAACTGAAACAGAAGGTAAACAAACCGAGCTACGAAATTCTAACCAGATTGTCGATATTGACACATTAAAGACAGCCGAAGCGGAAAATTCAGGTTTGACATCAGCCAGCAATAACAACCCAAATATAAACAAAGGAGATTTGACAGAATTTACAGAAAGAGAAGATCTTGCAACGAAGTGGACAACAGTGACAAGAAGggaaagaaaaacaaagaaaagcAGTGAATCTGAATCGACTCGAAATACAGTACATAGGAAAACAAGAAGGAGTATTTTATGCACCGGAGACAATAAACTAGACGATAAGATAAAAGGCGCCATTAGGAGAAAATGGATTTACGTGGGAAGAATTGCCGGTTCTGATGTAACAGCTCAAGATGTGAGGAACTTCCTTTCGAATCTTCCTGGATATGAAacaattgaaataaataaattaacaacGAAAGGTACAAACTCGGCTTTCAGTATTGGAGTGCCTGAAG AAACATACAATCTGACGGTGACTAATCGTGAGCCCACTCGTATAACTCCACACTCGGCCACCTGCCTTGATAATGTAATATCTAATCTGGAGGGCACTACAACTGTCCAGGAAGAGCATATGGCTGATCACTCGGGGCttaaattcatttttcagaatGGACCATTACCTCTTGAGTCAGTAGTGAAGAAAAAG GAGGATCATTGA